From one Peredibacter starrii genomic stretch:
- a CDS encoding DNA gyrase inhibitor YacG, translating to MKQLAVTCPNCKKKFNYYSSEFRPFCSEKCRLIDLGQWLTESYTVPVEKLTEEEIQTLEELVHEKNAEEEKKHHH from the coding sequence ATGAAACAATTGGCAGTGACTTGCCCAAACTGTAAGAAAAAATTTAATTACTACTCTTCGGAGTTTCGTCCTTTCTGTTCGGAAAAATGTCGTCTGATTGATCTGGGTCAGTGGCTGACTGAATCTTATACTGTGCCGGTAGAAAAACTTACTGAAGAAGAAATCCAAACTCTGGAAGAGCTCGTTCATGAAAAAAACGCTGAAGAAGAAAAAAAGCACCACCATTGA